In Salinisphaera sp. LB1, one genomic interval encodes:
- the fliJ gene encoding flagellar export protein FliJ, translating into MNQSSLNALIELATEKRDAAAAELGALHGERAQSQAQLEALIAYRAEYGERLARAMANGLSMHRLDNDQRFLAALDEAIGQQERIVAHSEHRLADGKSQWQDRQRRLKSFDALEERRRAEAARRDARREQQDNDEAAGRAARRANG; encoded by the coding sequence ATGAATCAATCCTCGCTCAACGCTCTGATCGAACTGGCCACCGAAAAACGCGACGCTGCGGCGGCCGAACTGGGCGCGCTGCATGGCGAGCGGGCGCAGAGCCAGGCGCAGCTCGAAGCGCTGATCGCCTACCGTGCCGAATACGGCGAACGGCTGGCGCGCGCGATGGCCAACGGGCTGTCGATGCACCGCCTGGACAACGACCAGCGATTTCTGGCCGCGCTCGACGAGGCCATCGGGCAGCAGGAACGCATCGTGGCCCATAGCGAACATCGGCTCGCGGATGGCAAGAGCCAGTGGCAGGACCGCCAGCGTCGGTTGAAATCCTTCGACGCGCTGGAAGAACGCCGCCGTGCCGAAGCGGCACGGCGTGACGCGCGGCGCGAGCAACAAGACAATGACGAAGCCGCCGGGCGCGCAGCGCGCCGGGCGAACGGCTGA
- the fliI gene encoding flagellar protein export ATPase FliI, whose amino-acid sequence MDVSADDRLAGWNERLATMRQRVAATPRVRERGKLVRASGLVLEVVGLRLPLGAHCWIEQISGREHAEAEVVGFSGRSLLLMPFVETTGLIAGARVWPVLGPPGAAPGAAKSVPVGPALLGRVLDARGRPLDGAPIPAEADHAGLIAPSINPLKRAPISQVLDTGIRAINALLTVGRGQRLGLFAGSGVGKSVLLGMMARFTAADVIVVGLIGERGREVKDFIDNILGDAGLARAVVVAAPADTSPLLRLQGADYATRIAEDFRDRGFNVLLIMDSLTRYAMAQREIALAIGEPPATKGYPPSVFARLPTLVERAGNAAAGGGSITAFYTVLTEGDDQQDPIADAARAILDGHFVLSRHLAEAGHYPAIDIEASISRAMTALIDETQLARVQYFKRMFSRYERSRDLIAVGAYQAGSDPTLDTAIALHPRMEEFLQQGMGERSNHGDATAWLADLVTGTDASS is encoded by the coding sequence ATGGACGTCTCGGCCGACGATCGGCTGGCCGGCTGGAATGAACGCCTGGCCACCATGCGCCAACGCGTGGCCGCCACCCCGCGGGTACGCGAACGCGGCAAGCTCGTGCGCGCCAGCGGACTGGTGCTGGAAGTTGTCGGACTGCGCCTGCCGCTGGGCGCGCACTGCTGGATCGAACAGATCAGCGGGCGCGAACACGCCGAGGCCGAGGTGGTGGGTTTCTCCGGCCGGTCCCTGCTGCTCATGCCGTTCGTGGAAACCACCGGACTGATTGCCGGCGCCCGCGTCTGGCCAGTGCTCGGCCCGCCCGGCGCGGCGCCGGGGGCGGCGAAATCCGTGCCAGTGGGCCCGGCCCTGCTCGGGCGGGTGCTCGACGCACGCGGCCGGCCGCTGGACGGCGCCCCGATCCCCGCAGAGGCCGACCATGCCGGCCTGATCGCGCCGTCCATCAACCCGCTCAAACGCGCCCCGATCAGCCAGGTACTGGATACCGGCATCCGGGCGATCAACGCCCTGCTCACGGTCGGTCGCGGCCAGCGTCTCGGCCTGTTTGCGGGCTCCGGCGTCGGCAAGAGCGTGCTGCTGGGCATGATGGCGCGCTTTACGGCGGCCGACGTGATCGTGGTGGGCCTGATCGGCGAACGAGGCCGCGAGGTCAAGGACTTCATCGACAATATCCTGGGCGATGCCGGACTGGCCCGCGCGGTGGTCGTCGCGGCCCCGGCCGATACCTCACCGCTATTGCGCCTGCAGGGCGCGGACTACGCCACCCGGATCGCCGAGGATTTCCGCGATCGCGGGTTCAACGTTCTGCTGATCATGGACTCGCTTACGCGCTACGCCATGGCCCAGCGCGAAATCGCACTGGCCATCGGCGAACCGCCGGCCACCAAGGGGTATCCGCCGTCGGTTTTCGCTCGCCTGCCGACGCTGGTCGAGCGCGCCGGTAACGCCGCGGCCGGCGGCGGCTCGATCACCGCCTTCTATACGGTACTGACCGAAGGCGACGACCAGCAGGACCCGATCGCCGACGCCGCACGCGCCATTCTGGACGGGCATTTCGTGCTCTCGCGTCACCTGGCCGAAGCCGGCCACTACCCGGCGATCGATATCGAAGCGTCAATAAGCCGCGCAATGACGGCGCTTATCGACGAAACGCAGCTTGCGCGCGTGCAGTATTTTAAACGCATGTTCTCGCGCTATGAGCGCAGCCGGGATCTGATCGCCGTGGGGGCCTACCAGGCCGGCAGCGATCCGACCCTGGATACGGCCATCGCGTTGCATCCGCGCATGGAAGAGTTTCTGCAGCAGGGCATGGGCGAACGCAGCAACCACGGCGACGCCACAGCCTGGCTGGCCGATCTCGTTACCGGCACCGACGCGTCGTCATGA
- a CDS encoding flagellar assembly protein FliH codes for MSSASRGRHWQPWRMTPLERRVAPREHDRTQSEATQGEGSTETPPRRRREDQISMTLFELAKEEAENKGYEAGHAKGYAAGYAEGEAKIRAELQARVDAEIAERLAPIERLITQFGQATAALDERIGHQLVELAIETGRQLAGRALEIQPEHILDDIQELLENHPGLTGSPTLYVAADDLARIEHHLGQSLAGAGWRLRADVSLAPGDCRIEDDEREIDSTHADRWARLLQAVGHEQH; via the coding sequence ATGTCTAGTGCCTCGCGCGGCCGCCATTGGCAGCCCTGGCGAATGACGCCGCTGGAGCGCCGCGTCGCGCCACGCGAGCACGACCGCACGCAGTCCGAGGCGACGCAGGGCGAGGGCTCGACGGAGACGCCGCCCCGGCGTCGCCGCGAAGATCAGATCAGCATGACGCTGTTCGAACTGGCCAAGGAAGAAGCCGAGAACAAGGGCTACGAGGCCGGGCACGCCAAGGGCTATGCCGCGGGCTATGCCGAGGGAGAAGCCAAGATTCGCGCCGAACTCCAGGCCCGGGTGGATGCCGAGATTGCCGAGCGTCTGGCGCCGATCGAACGACTGATCACGCAATTCGGCCAGGCCACGGCCGCACTCGACGAACGCATCGGCCACCAGCTCGTCGAGCTGGCGATCGAGACCGGGCGACAACTGGCCGGGCGCGCGCTCGAGATCCAGCCCGAGCACATTCTCGACGACATCCAGGAACTGCTGGAGAACCACCCCGGGCTGACCGGATCGCCGACGCTGTATGTGGCCGCCGACGATCTGGCCCGCATCGAACATCATCTGGGCCAGAGCCTGGCCGGCGCCGGCTGGCGGCTGCGCGCCGATGTGTCGCTGGCGCCCGGTGATTGCCGCATCGAGGACGACGAGCGCGAAATCGACAGTACACACGCCGACCGCTGGGCGCGCCTGCTCCAGGCGGTTGGCCACGAGCAGCACTGA